Genomic segment of Maricaulis maris:
GCGAATGCGCGCCAGTAATTGCTCGACATGGGCCACCGGCACATCGGGCGTAATCCCGTGTCCGAGATTGAAGATATGGGGCCGCCCGGCCCAACTATCCAGCAAGCGATCCACCTCGCCATCCAGCGCCGCCCCACCGGCCCTCAAGGCGGCCGGATCGAGATGACCCTGAACCGGCATGCCCTCGGGCAGGACCGACTGGATCCAGGCCGGATCGACAGCGGTATCAATGGCAATCGCCGTCACACCCGTCTCACGGGCATAACGCGGATAGAGCGTGCCCGCCCCGCGCGGAAAGCCGATGATCGGCACATCGATGCCCTTGGCCCGCACTGCGTCGATGATCCGCTTGGTCGGCCGGATAATGACGCGTTCAAACAGCGGCTCGGGCAGACCTTCCGCCCAGCTGTCGAACAATTTCAGCACTTCAGCGCCGCAATTGGCCTGCATGACCAGATACTCAGCCGTGACATCAGCGATCCGGTCCATCATTGCGTCAAAGGCTTCCGGATGCTCCCAGGCCGCGACCCGGGCCTTGAACCGGTCCTTCGACCCGCCACCCTCGATCATGTAGGTCGCTACGGTCCACGGCGATCCCGCAAAGCCGATCATCGTCGTCGTGTCCGGCAGCTGAGGAACGACGCGTTTGAGCGTCTCCCCGATCGGTGCCAGCACGGCCTCGGTCTGATCGAGCCGGAGTTCCTCGAAATTCAGCGGATCGAACGGTTCCAGCTTGGGGCCTTCACCCGTGACGAACCAGACTTTCCGGCCAAGCGCGATCGGCACCAGCAGGATGTCGGCAAACAGGATCGAAGCATCGAAGCCAAAACGACGAATGGGCTGCAGAGTCACTTCTGCCGCCAGATCCGGAGAGAAACAGAAATCGATGAAGTTCTTCGCCCGGGAGCGAACCTCACGATACTCGGCGAGATAGCGACCAGCCTGGCGCATCAGCCAGACGGGCGGTGGCGAGACAGTTTCTCCAGCGAGAACCTGAAGGAGCGGTTTCTTGATCGTGTCTTTCATCGGTCCTGCTTAGGCATCTCTTCCCACAGGATCAATCTGTCCCTTTCATCTCTCTAAAAGAATTAAAAGGATTGTAGATGGTAGTGGGGGCGTGGATGACGTGGAATATCCCGGTTCTACCCGTTTTTCACGGTCCTGAAGGTCAAATTTTTCCTTCCACACAATCAATCAGCGGGCGCACGTTGAAAAGAAAATCAGTGATATTTCTCAATAATTTCCCTCGGGAATAAAATGTGGAATGACAGTGGAAAACGAGCGCGGAACGGGTGCCGGACTGGAACGTCATCCACAGGGCTTTCCCCGGAGCGGGTGCATGTGGATAGTGCTGTGGGTTGCTCGCGGTAAGACCGGGTACTACTCACACCTGCCGTGGCCTGATTGCCGGGCTGGGGAAAACAGACCAACTTATTAACAAATGGTAAACGCTAGACCGGTGACCGGCTCATGCCCCCCCAGAACTCAGCCTTCAATACCTGCTTTCACATCCACATGGTGTCCGATTCCACGGGCGAGACCCTGATGGAAGTGATGCGGGCCTCGGTCGCCCAGTTCGAGGGCACCAGTCCGCTGGAACATCTCTATGCCCTGGTGCGATCATCGAAGCAGCTTGATCGGGTTCTCGATGAGGTCGCTGCCTATCCCGGCGTGGTCATGTACACGATGGTGAATGCCGATTTGCGGCGTGAGCTGGAAACACGCTGCGTGGAGCTGGGCGTTCCTGCGATTGCTATTCTTGACCCGATGCTGGCCACGCTCAGTGCCTATCTCGGACGCCAGGTCGCGAGCCGGGCGGGTGCCCAGCGGTCGCTGGATGCCGATTATTACCGCCGGATCGATGCCCTGAATTATGCGATGGCCCATGATGACGGTCAGGGCGATGATTTCGAGGGTGCTGACATTGTGCTGCTCGGGGTCAGCCGCACATCCAAGACGCCGACCAGCGTCTACCTGGCGCATCGCGGTTTTCGCGCCGCCAATATCCCGCTCGTGAAGGACGTCCCCTTGCCACCGGCCATTTTCAGCCTGCGCAATCCACTCGTGGTCGGGTTGACGGCGTCGCCCGAGCGCATTGTCCAGATCCGTCGCAACCGTCTGCTCAGTCTGAATGAGGACCGGGACACGAATTACATTGATGATTTCGCGGTCCGCGAAGAGATCCTTTACGCCAAACGCCTTTACGCCAAACACAAATGGCCGACGATCGATGTCACGCGTCGCTCGATCGAGGAGACGGCGGCCAAGATCATCAATCTTCTTATGGAAAAGCGGAACCTGACGGTATGACCCGGTTTATCCTGGCTTCCGGAAGCCGAATCCGGGCCGACATTCTCACACAAGCGCATATCCCGTTCGAGATTATCAAATCCGATGTGGATGAAAGCGTGATCAAGTCCGAGCGCACAGACCTCAATCCGCGCGACATGGCCCTGTGTCTGGCAGAAGCGAAGGCGGCGCCGGTGTCGCTGGCTCATCCGGACGCGCTGGTTCTTGGGGCCGACCAGACCATGGAACTGGATGAGACGCTGCTCGACAAGCTGCCGGATCCGACCCTGGCACGGGAACGCCTGCAACGCATGCGCGGTCGGCCGCATTATCTTCATGCCGGCCTTGCCTTGCTGCAGGCCGGACAGCCGGTCTGGACCTTCCAGCAAACCTCGACGATTTACGTCCGGGAGTTCTCGGACGCCTTTCTGGACTCCTATCTTGAACGCGCCGGCGACGCCCTGACAGCCAGTGTCGGGGCCTATGCCTATGAGGGCCTGGGCGCGCAATTGTTTGAGCGTGTCGAAGGCGATTACTACGCCATTCTGGGCCTGCCGCTTCTGCCGCTGGCGGCCGAGCTGCGGGCCCGCGGGGTGCTGGCGCCATGATTCCAACCGGTGCAGCTCGATTTGCCGGCGTCGCGGGTCATCCGGTGGCCCATTCCCTGTCGCCGGTTCTGATGCAGCACTGGATCGATGCGGCTGACCTCGACGCCCTCTATGTCCCCTTCCCGGTCGCGCCGGAAGATTTTGACAGGGTTGTGGCAGGACTGGCGCGTGCTGGGTGTGCCGGTCTCAATGTCACGCTGCCCCACAAGGAAGCGGCGCTCGAGCTTGCCGATACGGCATCGGCCTCGGCGCGGGCGGTCGGAGCTGCCAATCTCCTGACATTTTCGGCCTCGGGCATTCATGCTGACAATACTGACATTGCCGGGTTTCTCTATGCGTTGGCACCGGCATCGATTGATTATAGCAAGACCCGGGCGCTGGTTTTCGGAGCCGGAGGCGCTGCACGGGCACTGGTTTATGGCCTCCTGACAGCAGGTGTCACCAAACTCGCTATCTGCAATCGCAATCTGACCCGGGCGGAAGGTCTGGCCCGCGACATTGCCCCTGATGCCAGCCTGGTCCCGTGGGAAGCCCGTGATGATGCCCTGGACGGTTCTACCCTCATCATCAATGCCACCTCGCTCGGCCTGGGTGGTCGCGACGACCTTGACCTGGACTGGCAGCGTGTCGCATCCGGCAGTGTCGCCTTTGATAGCGTCTACACGCCGTTGAAGACGGGATTTTTGGCCGCCGCTGCGGACCGGGGCCTGACCGCGATTGACGGGCTGGACATGCTGATCGGGCAGGCCCGGCCCAGCTTTCAGGCCTTCTTCGGGCGCCCGGTGCCGGATCTACCCGCCATCCGCCACCGACTGATCCACCAGTTGGAGGCGCAGTGATGCTGACGGTCGGATTGACGGGGTCCATCGGCATGGGCAAATCGGCAACCGCGCAGATCCTGCGCGACGCTGATATCCCGGTCTTTGATTCCGATGCTGCCGTTCATGCGCTGTACGCGCCGGGCGGTGCCGCGGTCGAGCCGGTCGGTCGCGCCTTTCCCGGCGTGGTTGTCGACGGGGCGATTGACCGTTCCCGACTGTCCGATGCGCTGAAGGCCGACCCGGATGGGTTCGAAATCCTCGAAGAAATCGTTCACCCACTCGTCAGTGCTGCGCGCGAGGCCTTCGTCCGGGAAAACCGGGCCGCCGGCCATGACATCCTTGTCTTCGACGTCCCGCTCTTGTTTGAAACCGGCGGTGAGGCGCGGGTCGACGCGGTCATTGTCGTCCATGCGCCGGATGCCGTGCGCCGCGCCCGCGTGATGCAGCGTCCGGGCATGACCGAAGCCAAGCTGGAGGCCATAATCGCCCGGCAGCTTGACGATTCGAGCAAGTTGTCGCGGGCGGATTTCGTTGTGGAGACGTCCGGTGGGCTGGACGATGCGCGGCGACAGGTTGCTGATATCATTGACGCACTGAAACAGCGCCTGGCCAATGACGGCGCGCGTTAGAGGATCAAGGCAGAGCCATGCGTGAAATCGTCTTCGATACCGAAACCACGGGACTCGATCCCAATAGCGGCGACCGCATCACCGAACTGGGTTGCGTCGAGATCATTGATTTCATTCCAACCGGCAAGACCTTCCACGCCTATGTGAATCCACAGCGCTCCATCCCCAAGGAAGTTGTCGACATTACCGGGCTGACCACTGAATTCCTGGCCGACAAGCCGCTCTTTGACGAGGTCGGGCCCGGGTTCGTCGAGTTCGTCGGCGATGCGACCATGGTCGCCCACAACGCATCCTTCGATCGCGGTTTCATCAATATGGAGCTGGCGCGGCTGGGGCTTGCGACCTATCCGGAGGACCGCTTCAAGGACACGGCGCGCATCGCCCGGGCCAAGTTTCCCGGCTCCTATGTCTCGCTTGATGCCCTTTGCAAACGCTTTGATATCTCGCTCGATACCCGTGACAAGCACGGCGCGCTGATCGACTCCCTGCTTCTGGCCGAAGTCTATCTCGAGCTGATGGGGGGGCGGACGCGAGCGCTCGACCTGTCAGGGCAGGGCAGTGGCACGGGTGGTCGGGCGGAGTTTCCGGCCCGTGCACCACGCGCCACCCCGCTTGGCGCTCGCCAGACAGACGCAGAGCGCGCCGCCCATGCCGCCTTTGTTGACGAGATGGGCGAGAACGCGCTCTGGAAAAAACTGACGATTCAGTAAGTTCGCTTAATTAGCTGCGGCCGGATCGCCATTGCCGTTGCTCTCCGAACCCGGAGCCGCCGCGGCGCGCTTGGCGATCTGGGCGCGATACAAGCCGGCGAAATCGACCGGATCCAGCATCAGCGGCGGGAAATTCCCGTCACGGGTCGCATCAGCCAGCACGCGGCGGGCGAACGGGAAAATCAGGCGCGGGCACTCGATCAGCAGGAAAGGTTCGCGATCCATCTCGCCGACATTGGCAAGCTGGAACAGGCCGGCATAGGACAGCTCGGCGATGAAAACGACGGTCTCGTCGCGCGAGGCCTTTGCGTTCACCGTCAGCACGACTTCGAAGGTGTCTTCACCAACGCCGCGCGCCTGGACATCAATGCCCAGATCGATCGCCGGGGTCGGCTGACCCGGGCGCAGCGTGTCCGGAGCACCGGGGTTTTCGAAGGAGAGATCCTTCACGTATTGCGCAAGAACGCGCAGCTGAGGCTGTTGGTCGGCAGCCGGTGCGGCGGGCGTGGTCGGTGCGTCGGTCATGGAACTCCCCGGATGGGTCTGTAAACGGCTGGCCGTGAGTGGCCATGTCAAGGCGAGCGCGCCCGTTACCATGCCGGCCGGTGACCGGCAAGAAGGCAAGACCACAGCGAAAAGGCTGACGCGGGCCCAAATAGAGCCTATATCTAAGGGTACAACGGGTCGGCGATCCGATGCGCCGCCCTCTGTCAGCTTAACAAAGGTATGACTCTCCCCATGGATATCTGGACGCTTATTGGTGGCATTGCTGCGATTTTCTTCGCCTATCGCCTCTATACGGTGCTCGGTCGACGCGAGGGCCATATGGAAGCCCCCACGCCTGGCAACAAACCGGCGGTCAGTACCGATCCGGACAAGACGCCTCACCTGCGTCCGGCTTTCGTGGGTCCGGCTGCTGCCGGCCTTGAGGCCATTGCCGGTGCCGATAACCGCTTTGATCCGGACACCTTTCTGACCGGTGCCCGCAGCGCCTACGAGATGATTGTGCACGCCTTTGCCGCGGGCGACCGTAAGGCGCTCGAGCCTCTGCTCGCCCCCAACGTGCTCGACCGCTATACCGCCGCCATCGATCAACGCGCGGATCGCGGCGAAACCGTCCGCACCGAAATCGACCGGATCAAGACGGCCGAGATCACCGAAGCGAGCCACACCGATAGCACGGCCCGGATCAAGGTTCGTTTTGTCGCCGAGATCGCGACCGAGACACGGGACAGCGATGATGTCGTGATCGCTGGCGATCTGGGCCGGCTGACACCCGTCACCGAGGATTGGGTTTTCGAGCGTCGTACCGATACGGGCAATCCGAACTGGGTGTTGACCCGTGTTGCGGCGGTTTGACCGCCTCCTGCTGATCGGCGTCGTTTTCCTCGCCGCCTGTCAGCCGCGTGCACCCGAACCGGAGCCTGCGCCTGAACCGGAACCCGAGACCCCGGTCGCGGAGCGTCCTGAAACACTGGATTTTCAGCCTGTTACCTGGACAGCGATGGACGGGTGGGGGGAGCACGACCTCGTGCCTGCCCTGCAGGCCCTGCGACGCAGCTGCGCCCGCCTCGACAGGCGCGATGACCGTGACTTTCTCAATCCCCAGGCCGGCTGGGCCGGTCGGGTCGAGGACTGGCGCGGAGCGTGTACGGCGGTCGCCATGACACAGGCCGGTCCGCAAGCGGCGCGAGCCAGTCTGGAGGCGGTCTTCACGCCGGTCCGGCTGCTGGCGCGGGACGCCGAAACCGGCGAAACCCGTACCGAGGGTCTGCTGACCGGCTATTACGAGCCTTATGTCGAGGTTCGCCGCGAGCGCGAAGAGGGGTTTACCCAACCCCTGCGTCGTCGTCCGGACGATCTGGTGACCGTTGATCTCGGCCGTTTCGACCCCAGTCTCGCGGGACGCCGCATTGTCGGCGAGGTCCGTGATGGCGAGCTCGACCTCTACAAGGACCGCACGGCGATCGAGACCAGCAATGCCGGCGAGATTTTCGCCTGGGGTCGACCGATTGATGTCTTTTTCCTCCAGATCCAGGGGTCTGGCCGTTTGCTGTTTGATGACGGCCATGAGGAACGCGCGGCCTTTGCCGCCCATAACGGCCTGCCCTACCGCTCTATTGGCCGCGAACTGATCCAGCGCGGTGAGATGGAAGCCCATGCCGCGTCCAAGCAGGGTATTGAAGCCTGGCTCAACGAACACGGGCCCGAGGCGACAGCTGAACTGTTTGGCGTCAATCCGCGCTATGTTTTCTTCCAGAGCGAGGTGATGACTGATCCCGATCTCGGACCACGTGGTTCTGCCGGGACCCCGTTGACCCCGATGGCGTCAATCGCTGTCGACACCCGCGTCATGGCGCATGGTGTGCCGGTCTGGCTCTCGGCGGACCTGCCGGAGCTGCCGGCCTGGAGCGGCCTTGTGGTGGCCCAGGACTCGGGCGGCGCGATCAACGGACCGTTGCGCGGAGATTTCTTCTGGGGCTGGGGTGAGACCGCCGAGCGACGGGCCGGGACGACCCGCGCCGAGGCCGAATGGATCCTGCTGCTGCCACACACCGTGGTCGCACAGCTGTTCGCCGATACCGAGCCGACCTGATCGATGGCCCGCAAACGGACCATGCGCCCCGAGGAGCGCGCGCTCTGGAGCCGTGTCGCCAAGTCGGTGACGCCGATCTCGCCGGACCGTGTCCGCAATCTGGAAGAGCCGGCCCCTGCTGAGCCGCCAGCCGCGCCGAAATCCGGCATGGAGACGGCGGCGCGGGCCTATGACACCGGACTTCAGCCGCCAACCCGGCAGCGCGCCCCGGCCGCTTATGACCCGCCCCTCCCGCATGACCGGTCGGGCGAAAAGCGGGTCCGGCGCGGTCGTCTCGATCTGGATGGCCGGATTGACCTTCATGGACTGACCCAGGCCCAGGCCCTGCGCTCCCTGCGTCATTTTCTGCAGATGGCCCACGCCAGCGGCTACCGCACTGTCCTGGTCATCACCGGCAAGGGCTTCAAATCCCGCGAGCGTGAGGCGGCGCCCTGGGAGGTCGTCGAGGAGCCCGGCGTTCTCCGACGCAAACTCCCGGAATGGTTAGGCCTTCCGGAGTTTAGTCAGTATGTGTCAGGGTTCGCGACCTCGCACGCCCGCCATGGCGGCAGCGGCGCGTTCTATGTGACTCTGAGAGTGCGAAACCGCGACTGACGCGTCGTCCTTACAGGATGAATTTCGACAGGTCGGCATTCTTGGCGAGGGCGCCAACATGCTCGGCGACATAGTCCGCATCGATGGTGATGGATTGCCCGGACTTGTCCGACGCCGTGAACGAGATGTCCTCGACCAGTTTTTCCATCACCGTCTGAAGCCGCCGGGCACCGATATTCTCGACGCTGGCATTGACCTCGGCGGCCAGCTTGGCCAGCGCATCAATGGCATCATCGGTGAAGTCGAGCGTCATGCCCTCCGTCGCCATCAAGGCGATATACTGCTTGATCAGGCTGGCTTCCGGCTCAACCAGGATGCGCTTGAGATCGGCTTCGCTGAGGGCCGCCAGTTCGACCCGGATCGGCAGGCGGCCCTGTAATTCCGGCAGCATTTCCGAAGGCTTGGCGACGTGGAAGGCGCCCGAGGCGATGAACAGGATATGGTCGGTCTTGATGGCGCCGTGCTTGGTGGCCACCGTAGTGCCTTCGATAAGCGGCAGCAGGTCGCGCTGCACGCCCTCTCGGGAAACATCGCCGCCGCGGGCATCGGAGCGGGCAACGATCTTGTCGACCTCGTCGAGGAAGACGATGCCGTCATTTTCGGCCAGCTTGATCGCATCCGCGGTAATCTGGCCGTCATCGAGCAGCTTGTCGGCCTCCTCATTGATCAGCGGCTCATAGGCATCCTTTACTTTCAGCCGGACGGTCTTGGTCTTCTGACCAAAGCCCTTGCCGAGGATGTCGCCGATATTGATTACGCCGGCGCCGCCGGAGGGCATGCCGGGAATGTCGAGCATTTGCATCGAGGCGCCGGTATCGGCGAGCTGGATCTCGACATCCTTGTCGTCCAGCTCACCGGCCAGCAGGCGCTTGCGGAAGCTGTCGCGGGTGGCCTCGCTGGCGCCCGGGCCGACCAGGGCGTCGACGACCCGGTTCTCGGCGGCGGCATGGGCCTTCGCTTTTACGTCTTCACGCTTTTTCTCGCGGACAATGGTGATGGCAATCTCGACCAGGTCGCGGGCGATTTGGTCGACATCGCGGCCGACATAGCCGACCTCGGTGAATTTTGTCGCTTCGACCTTGATGAAGGGCGCACCGGCGAGCTTGGCCAGGCGGCGCGAGATCTCGGTCTTGCCGACCCCGGTCGGTCCGATCATCAGGATGTTTTTCGGCGTGACTTCCTCGGCGAGGGTCTCGTCGAGCTGGCGCCGGCGCCAGCGATTGCGCAGGGCGATGGCGACCGCCTTCTTGGCATCGGCCTGGCCGACGATGAAGCGGTCGAGCTCGGAGACTATTTCGCGGGGCGTAAAATCGGTCATAATTGTCTTTGTATTGCTTGCGCTCATCCCTGATGTAATCAGGCGCAGGCCGCAAAACC
This window contains:
- the hemE gene encoding uroporphyrinogen decarboxylase, which produces MKDTIKKPLLQVLAGETVSPPPVWLMRQAGRYLAEYREVRSRAKNFIDFCFSPDLAAEVTLQPIRRFGFDASILFADILLVPIALGRKVWFVTGEGPKLEPFDPLNFEELRLDQTEAVLAPIGETLKRVVPQLPDTTTMIGFAGSPWTVATYMIEGGGSKDRFKARVAAWEHPEAFDAMMDRIADVTAEYLVMQANCGAEVLKLFDSWAEGLPEPLFERVIIRPTKRIIDAVRAKGIDVPIIGFPRGAGTLYPRYARETGVTAIAIDTAVDPAWIQSVLPEGMPVQGHLDPAALRAGGAALDGEVDRLLDSWAGRPHIFNLGHGITPDVPVAHVEQLLARIRGRA
- a CDS encoding pyruvate, water dikinase regulatory protein: MPPQNSAFNTCFHIHMVSDSTGETLMEVMRASVAQFEGTSPLEHLYALVRSSKQLDRVLDEVAAYPGVVMYTMVNADLRRELETRCVELGVPAIAILDPMLATLSAYLGRQVASRAGAQRSLDADYYRRIDALNYAMAHDDGQGDDFEGADIVLLGVSRTSKTPTSVYLAHRGFRAANIPLVKDVPLPPAIFSLRNPLVVGLTASPERIVQIRRNRLLSLNEDRDTNYIDDFAVREEILYAKRLYAKHKWPTIDVTRRSIEETAAKIINLLMEKRNLTV
- a CDS encoding Maf family protein — its product is MTRFILASGSRIRADILTQAHIPFEIIKSDVDESVIKSERTDLNPRDMALCLAEAKAAPVSLAHPDALVLGADQTMELDETLLDKLPDPTLARERLQRMRGRPHYLHAGLALLQAGQPVWTFQQTSTIYVREFSDAFLDSYLERAGDALTASVGAYAYEGLGAQLFERVEGDYYAILGLPLLPLAAELRARGVLAP
- the aroE gene encoding shikimate dehydrogenase, whose product is MIPTGAARFAGVAGHPVAHSLSPVLMQHWIDAADLDALYVPFPVAPEDFDRVVAGLARAGCAGLNVTLPHKEAALELADTASASARAVGAANLLTFSASGIHADNTDIAGFLYALAPASIDYSKTRALVFGAGGAARALVYGLLTAGVTKLAICNRNLTRAEGLARDIAPDASLVPWEARDDALDGSTLIINATSLGLGGRDDLDLDWQRVASGSVAFDSVYTPLKTGFLAAAADRGLTAIDGLDMLIGQARPSFQAFFGRPVPDLPAIRHRLIHQLEAQ
- the coaE gene encoding dephospho-CoA kinase (Dephospho-CoA kinase (CoaE) performs the final step in coenzyme A biosynthesis.); translated protein: MLTVGLTGSIGMGKSATAQILRDADIPVFDSDAAVHALYAPGGAAVEPVGRAFPGVVVDGAIDRSRLSDALKADPDGFEILEEIVHPLVSAAREAFVRENRAAGHDILVFDVPLLFETGGEARVDAVIVVHAPDAVRRARVMQRPGMTEAKLEAIIARQLDDSSKLSRADFVVETSGGLDDARRQVADIIDALKQRLANDGAR
- the dnaQ gene encoding DNA polymerase III subunit epsilon; its protein translation is MREIVFDTETTGLDPNSGDRITELGCVEIIDFIPTGKTFHAYVNPQRSIPKEVVDITGLTTEFLADKPLFDEVGPGFVEFVGDATMVAHNASFDRGFINMELARLGLATYPEDRFKDTARIARAKFPGSYVSLDALCKRFDISLDTRDKHGALIDSLLLAEVYLELMGGRTRALDLSGQGSGTGGRAEFPARAPRATPLGARQTDAERAAHAAFVDEMGENALWKKLTIQ
- the secB gene encoding protein-export chaperone SecB, with the translated sequence MTDAPTTPAAPAADQQPQLRVLAQYVKDLSFENPGAPDTLRPGQPTPAIDLGIDVQARGVGEDTFEVVLTVNAKASRDETVVFIAELSYAGLFQLANVGEMDREPFLLIECPRLIFPFARRVLADATRDGNFPPLMLDPVDFAGLYRAQIAKRAAAAPGSESNGNGDPAAAN
- a CDS encoding Tim44/TimA family putative adaptor protein, which encodes MDIWTLIGGIAAIFFAYRLYTVLGRREGHMEAPTPGNKPAVSTDPDKTPHLRPAFVGPAAAGLEAIAGADNRFDPDTFLTGARSAYEMIVHAFAAGDRKALEPLLAPNVLDRYTAAIDQRADRGETVRTEIDRIKTAEITEASHTDSTARIKVRFVAEIATETRDSDDVVIAGDLGRLTPVTEDWVFERRTDTGNPNWVLTRVAAV
- the mltA gene encoding murein transglycosylase A, giving the protein MLRRFDRLLLIGVVFLAACQPRAPEPEPAPEPEPETPVAERPETLDFQPVTWTAMDGWGEHDLVPALQALRRSCARLDRRDDRDFLNPQAGWAGRVEDWRGACTAVAMTQAGPQAARASLEAVFTPVRLLARDAETGETRTEGLLTGYYEPYVEVRREREEGFTQPLRRRPDDLVTVDLGRFDPSLAGRRIVGEVRDGELDLYKDRTAIETSNAGEIFAWGRPIDVFFLQIQGSGRLLFDDGHEERAAFAAHNGLPYRSIGRELIQRGEMEAHAASKQGIEAWLNEHGPEATAELFGVNPRYVFFQSEVMTDPDLGPRGSAGTPLTPMASIAVDTRVMAHGVPVWLSADLPELPAWSGLVVAQDSGGAINGPLRGDFFWGWGETAERRAGTTRAEAEWILLLPHTVVAQLFADTEPT
- a CDS encoding Smr/MutS family protein, translated to MARKRTMRPEERALWSRVAKSVTPISPDRVRNLEEPAPAEPPAAPKSGMETAARAYDTGLQPPTRQRAPAAYDPPLPHDRSGEKRVRRGRLDLDGRIDLHGLTQAQALRSLRHFLQMAHASGYRTVLVITGKGFKSREREAAPWEVVEEPGVLRRKLPEWLGLPEFSQYVSGFATSHARHGGSGAFYVTLRVRNRD
- the hslU gene encoding ATP-dependent protease ATPase subunit HslU, translated to MTDFTPREIVSELDRFIVGQADAKKAVAIALRNRWRRRQLDETLAEEVTPKNILMIGPTGVGKTEISRRLAKLAGAPFIKVEATKFTEVGYVGRDVDQIARDLVEIAITIVREKKREDVKAKAHAAAENRVVDALVGPGASEATRDSFRKRLLAGELDDKDVEIQLADTGASMQMLDIPGMPSGGAGVINIGDILGKGFGQKTKTVRLKVKDAYEPLINEEADKLLDDGQITADAIKLAENDGIVFLDEVDKIVARSDARGGDVSREGVQRDLLPLIEGTTVATKHGAIKTDHILFIASGAFHVAKPSEMLPELQGRLPIRVELAALSEADLKRILVEPEASLIKQYIALMATEGMTLDFTDDAIDALAKLAAEVNASVENIGARRLQTVMEKLVEDISFTASDKSGQSITIDADYVAEHVGALAKNADLSKFIL